DNA from Drosophila gunungcola strain Sukarami chromosome 3L unlocalized genomic scaffold, Dgunungcola_SK_2 000014F, whole genome shotgun sequence:
GCAGTCAACACGCTCGCCTGCCCATCTTTTTATCATCAGAACATCAACATCTTGAGGTTCCTTTCAACACTTTGGAATTGTCACATTATTTATACATTAATCCCACTCGGAGGCTCTTCAAttgtattgtttaaaaaataaattgcactCAACATTTGTTTCTgacatttttatgttgtttttagGAATATTTCAACGAAGTATGAGAGTTCTTAAGCGATAGTTCAATTTGTAAATACCCAACTCCCTTCTTGAactctttttttaaacaacatcagtccaataaaaaatacccaaagtataaatataaatttgatataATATATGCCTCACAGAGAAATAGAATTCCTGAGCAGGAGAcaaataaagataaagataATCTGTATGATTGAtggaaaaaaacattttaaatcttaaaacattttaagaagaaataaaatctcAACTGCATATGATGAAgtagaatttaaattaaatgtaaaacgTTTCATTCCACCAATCagcattattttattatttattttatctttatttgATCTTTTGATTTAGtatttgataataataaataatgaaaatatattttaacttaCTGCTCTCCATGGAGAAGGAACACTTTGGATCATCGAATGGAAATATATGAAGACTTCCCTGGCAGGATAAGATCAGGTGACGTCTAGAAGGAGAATGCCATaagcattattattattataacggGTGACAGGGTTATCTTTTTATAATACATACTAAATTTTACTTTCCGAAAATCAATGAAAACctttaatgttaaataataaaaaaaggcaaTCTTTTTATTGATAACTAAAGTCTTGAGACATAAACAATTGCTTTCATGTACTTGACTTTCTCGTACCTGCAGACTAAAATGTAAGCTacacaaatatatttacaagtAACTCAGATTTTATCTCAGCTTTTAACGTTTTGAGATATGATTCAACCgacaaaaatttgttgaccTCATAATTCTTCGAATTTTATCCTCGAGCGATTTCATGCTTGTCTCTGCCACTTAATATCTCGCTTTGTTCTGCAGGCATCAATTCATAATTTTCCACCCCGTGTCCCTGTCGCTCTTCCAGCAAGTTTTTCCGACGTTTCTCCCTGTCGGCTGTGCAAACAGCAAAAGCGAAATGCTGGACCAGAAAAAGCTGGGAAAGTAAATGGCAACTGcaacttattttaattgctgGACGACACTTTTGCGCTATGCAGTCGATTGGAAAAGTTCTgttgaattaaaaatgtagACAAGTTGGAAAAAAGGGGGACAAGAAGACAAACATGAGCGTCCAACAAATGGTGGCCATATTGTGAAAAGTTCCCCGCCTTTTTTTTCCCAGCAACTAACGTACGAGCCTGAATTTTATGCTGGCCAGGAGTTGGGATATGTGTACTTTGTACCTGGCcaaatatttacatacgtACCTACTCTTTTACATTTTACTCATATTTCTCTATTTCTCCATTTCTTTACGCTGCCTTCTATATTGCTTGTGCTGTTTTTCATTACGGCCTCGTATGTTTGCCGGCTATCTTACATATTTCGTGGGCCATTTCCTCAAATTTTCCACTAGCCAGcgagaaataaaaattgtgaaaaattgtgtaaaattaagcaaaagaAGCAGAGGAAAAAAGCAgagagaataaaaaaaaatattgccgCCCTGCCTGTCAAGATTGCTCTCCCTAATGAATATGAACTTTGAGcgaaaatttgcattttctgGCGCCATTAAAGCCGCTTAGCCCGGCCTCGTCTCGggttttgtataaaaaaatcattcaTATTCAAATCGGGCTGCCGAACCGACACACACCTCATTGCGTACGTAATGGTCCCGTTCCGATATATTCTTAAAGCGAAATGCATTGGTATGATGGGATCCTTGAAATCGCCATGCATAATGAAATACGTATCCGGCGTCCAGATGCTGTCATGATGATGCAGAGCATTTAAGAAGTCATAATGAGACTTATTGCCATACTGCAGTCGCGGATCGTTCCACTGCTGGTTCAGCAGAAATTCCACCTCGTATTTCTGCAAAGCAACTATttctgtaaaaaataatactacTTTCAATTGTTCTAGCACTTACCAAACTACTTTCATCGGGCGATGCTAAGCTCAGGAGCAGCACATTCACGTTCACTGTCAGAGTGCCTATTAAAAGAGGATTTAAACAAACACAATAGTGGtctacttaaaatatatattattgagtTTCCATAAAAGTGACAGAGAAAAGAGAAATGCTAGTTTCCAAggagcaaagaaaaaaatgagcTGTCTActacaaattgtatttatagaTAGGAAATATAAGtgctaaaagaaaaataaagtaagttaccccagttaaaattaaacacaaaaactaaagtttcaaactgaaactgttttaaattgttctGTTTCATTTTTCTCAAAGAAAGCCATAAGTTATGGatcttaaatacatttaaagacAGTTTAAATCAGTTTGACAGACCTATACAAGTTTATTGGGgctagaaaataaaaaaaaaatcgtaagAAAGTTATCTCTATTGAAATGAGAACAAACATAAAAGTCAGAAACAAAGTGCATCCAAAAAAAGCGAAAGTCCGTAAGAAGACACCAACCGCGATTGTGTGGTCTCCGTGCATTTTGATTAGTTGCCATATCGGGCGATTGCAAGCCACAGCAAAAGTCTTCATCTGCAAAAATTTAAGGATAGAAGTCTGAAAAATTTTGGGTAGATATTAACTTTAAGCTAGCTAAAACTTTTTTActctgtaattttttttagtttttttcggGACATCTCAAAGTAACAAAGTataaatgtaatgtaattatATCCCAAAGCACAAACATATCGACAGAAATGTAATTGCATTGTGTGGATGGTCATCCCAGCGCATCTAGGACAGTGGAGCCATTaactttaattgattttatagtGTCCATACGTCGTGGCCTGGCTCCTCCGATTGTTGCCTGCTGGTTGTCATTTGGCAACCAAGACTGAACAGCGACTTTTAGTGGCACCAAAACTAAGTATTGTTCACCCACACTCTCCACTTAGcaaattggaattttaatCGAAACAATGTGGAAATGGCGGATAAGTTCTGCAACTTCTTACCATTTACAGGCGGCAGTAATCGTTTATCGTAGCGCTTCTTCTCAAGCAGTAAATCTAATATCTCCTTATCCGAACTGGACTCGTCGAATCTGTGGGGAACAAGAGAAAATTAGTTAACCAATTTTAAGACACAATTTTGGTTAGtaattgtcaaaaaataaacttagtTATTTTCCCAAGAAATCTTTTATGTACAACAGTTTTGTGTGCTGTTTTAAATAGATGGGAAGATTGTTATCTTGAGGAGTAATAAGTCGAACAAGAAATCCAATTAACggataatataatttaactaATAATTAGGcagtaaaaaatgtaattcccTATGTTAAAAGCagagttaatttatttttagataataTGAATTTCATTGCGATTATTTGCTAGATTTCTGAGTctgaaaaatcatttattttgagCAAATCATAAACTGGTTTTCAAATTGCATGCATAACATCAGCAGAACGAAGCTGAGAAAAAACCAATCACCTCAACGGGAAACCAAATAAACTCAAAAAGTATTGTGAGTGCCAAAACGAAACATCATAATTTGGGTAAAAGACGAAACCGAAATCTCTAGTTAGCTCTTTTTCCATAAATTCTCTGTTTTCGTTTGCTTTTTAGAGAGGAAAGGAGGTGTGCATTAACTTACTTCGACCAATCGATGCCATGACTGAAAGAAtttcaaaaaggaaaaaataaatagaacaaTTTTTGTACGTGTTGTGGAAACGATTACCAGGCGGTACAGATTGATAGAGATATGGAGATACAGATAGATAGTTAGGAAAATAGAGGGACAGAGTATGTGCTCAGGGGTAACAAAATCAAATGGTGGTGTTCGGGAATGTCTTTGGATGTTTTCATGAACGCAACTAACTCGCCTTGATTTTACTCCATATTATACAATATCTTACGCTGAAGATTATTGCAATTTGTTTAGAATAAAATTTTCCGTtggaaataatttcaaaatgtaaaaaacatttttatttttttgtgtttgtttttaaaataaaatattagttttccTGAAAAAGTACctttaaatgtataataacGTTCTATCTAATAAACttcgtattttattttttagggtttcattttgtaataataaaataaaatcagggACCGTAATCATAATAAGtgatattataaaaatcacaattaaatgattaatatTTGAGTATTATTTAATCGctcaaaatatattcatttattaaaaataaaaaaaaaaataaaaattggacaTAGGTTTATATTCGTTtggattatttttatatattttttttataacaatttcttTGGAAAACCTTTTAGTAAGGACGTAATCGCAATTTGTGTGATAttataatcaaaaaatgtatcatcacaatttatattaaaataaaattacaaataaaatgttaattagaAATTGGGCACTTTCATCTTGACTCACTTTATAAGCTGACAAAACTATCTCTTCCAAAAAAAGTTATCAGACTTTGACGCATATTATGagtgaaaaaataataatatttattttttaagcgattaaataatactcaaataaaatcaataaactgTGACTtatttttcaatcaaattaataattttcccTAGAATTATTAGGAATCCTATTCTGTTTATTGggttatgaaaaaaaaaatatatatttctgctTCCGTTTTCAAGTACAATTTCCCCTTCTCATAATTGTGAAATACTTTTGGGGGAACAGAAGAAGCTGTTCAGCGTTAATTGTTCATTCTGTACAAATTGAAATGACGAAAAATCCAGGCGAATTGCGCAGGTGAGCGACAGAAACAGACGGACGGCACTCACATGGGATGCTTGTCGAGGACACCCGTCTCCGACTGCGTGGCTGCTGCCGTGGACGCGGTGGTCAGGTAGCAGAGCATCAGGATGACGCTGGAGGCGGCGTAGAAGCTGATCGACTGGCTGTAGTGTTTGTAGTGCTGGCCGAGGTACTGAAAGGCGGCCGCCGAGGTGGCCGCTGCCGTGGCGCCCACATTGGCGACGATGGGCAGCGGGCCCTCGGCCCTGTCGGCGTAGGCATGTCCTTGCCACTGGCGGTAGGCTAGTGGCTGGCGATCCTGGGGCGCACTCTCGTCCTGCCACTGCAGCGTTTTCGCTAGGGCGGCGAGGGCGTGGAAATGCAGGGAGAGCGCTGAGATGCCAGCAGTTGCGGCTGGCGACTGGGACCTTGCCACGTGGCGCCTCCGCCGGCGGACATGGACATGGTGCTGCCGACACTGGTCGTCCTCATCCCGCTCGGCGACTGGCTGCCTCCGTGCGGCCGCAATATCGATTCCGATTCGGGCAGTCGTATCGACAATGGATCTCTGCGTCGCCAACGCGTCCTCGCCGTCGTCCTTGTGCGCCCCAGCCACTTGACTACCGGGCTGGCTCTTCTCCTGACGTGCCTGCCGTATCGTTAAAAGCACTTGAGCCGTCGCTTTTAGATGTTCGGGCCCAGTTGCTGCCTCTGTTTCGGCCTCTGATTGTGCTTGGGCTTCTGTTTGGGTATGCGTTTGCGTTTgtgtttcggtttcggttggCGTTTGcgttttatgattttgttGATAGTTATCCTTGATTTTGATGTCCTCAGCTGGCTTCTCGTTTGCTCTGGCAGCGTCCTTGCCCCTGGTCCccgccactgctgctgctctgccaCGGCATTGGTTGCGCCTCAGTTGCTTGCGTCTCGGTTTGTGGGGCTGCTCTTTGGCCGCTTCAAAGACGCAGCCCATGTTACGACAACTGCAAAGAGAGGTGTTCAACGAAAAGCGTTTTAATTTATGTGACACACCGCTTGCGTAGTATATGGCGCCTATTGGGACTACTGTTGATAATATAACCGATTTAACCGATCAAAATATTTCGGTAAGGGGCTATCATACTTGTtctaataaatattcaaataaaacattaagttaaaaacctttttaattcttatatgtcaaattcatattttttacacGTTTTagaaacattaatttaaatgttttgaaaactttatCAGCCAGAATAGTTATACAACAATTGTCATATGTTTGTATTGAATTGagttgttaattaaaaaagtgattttaaaatagaaaatctTAACCGATTTCTTGTCCGATTTCTCCCTTTCATGttaagcttaaataaataataataatccaCAAATTTTACGTTACTTTAAAGTACACAAACTACAGACAGTATATTATACTTTTTGGTATACTTTCTATACCGAAGAGTTCAAAACTGTAGTTTAAGGCCTTAATTTTTAACCACATAAGTTTTCTTTTGGTACTTTTATGGTTTTAATGAATCTTATtgcgaaattttttaaacccaatgttttaaaattcatgtacCTAATAGTTTAGAGTCTAAGACACTTATTGTTTTTAAGGaacataagttttttttttgatacttGACTTGATTTTCCATAcccaaaagtttaaaactcaTGTAACAATAATTTAGAGTCTaggaaagtttttttttgttttgggtaaatatttaactcaTCAAGTTAAAAAACCGTACAACAATTGAAAAGAAAACCCTTTCTTAAAAGGAAGTCTAAGTTCCGTGTGCTCAAatcgtttattttttagtcACCAGTCACCAGTAAACTATTAGACTGCGCCCccaaaaaaactaattaaccTCGGTGAAAGCAATTTGCGCGGCACAAtctgaaataaaaatctatCGTCACCCACTTGACTGTCGCTCCAGTGACTTGCCCGCATCAACATCAACACTCGCCTGCAAACGAACATGCAGGTTTGATTGATGTGGCAATATTGGATTGTTTCGGCcctgctgccacgcccacctgcGTGCACACCAAACCGTAAATGTCAGTTGCCAAATAACACGGTTCCTGAAACAGATTTACGACTGCCacacaaaaactttaattttacaGGAAATTTCAAGTATAATTGGTAACTTTgggaatttatatattattggtTGACTGTAGTGCTATTGTGAATTATAAAGACTAGTGTCTAAGGTTCTATGGACTATGTCTAATGTGTTATGTTTgctaaaaaagaaatgtataaCAACTGtgttaatcttaaaaaattgttaagaaattgaatctaaaaaaaatacttaaatactATTTCATTAGGttaataaatgtttcaaataCTTGGATTCAAATATTGTccttaatataaataatatattttcctttttatgtGATCTTCCAAAAACATGCTCAAAACATGCTTTGAAGACTGTATTTATGCCATCTTGTTGTTTCTTGTCTTTGTAAAGTATGAATAAGTTTTtcctaaaatagttttatcaAGCCAAAGACCTCGAGCCGTTTTAGAAAAGAATTTTCATAGAATGATTTGCCTAAAAAGGATAACACATCAGTCTGCAAAACACGGTCTACCCAACTGAAAGCGGTTTAGAGCAGAACCAAAAACCGAAtgtcagtcagccagtcaatgggccaaacgattttttattgttgcctGTCAAAGGCTGTCTTTTGCCTGTCTTCCgttggctgctgttgctgccatTTCGGCTGTGGCCATTTTagattgttgctgttgcggtTGTCAGTTTGTGGCCAAGACTGGGAGGAATGCAATTTTCGTTTCGGCCAACGTATATGTAGTTTTCAAGTAGGTACAAGTTCGGCTATATTCTGACATTTATTCAACATGCAAAGACTCCAACGGCCATTGCACCAACTGAAATGAATTCAAACcgcaaaaattcaatttccgtTTTTGCTCTAGATAAAACTGCAGAATAAATAGATATCCCTTGAGAAAGAGTGATTTGGGTGTGATTAGTTATGTATGGGTTGAATGCGTGTTTGAACATATGTATTTATCGGTACGTACAATATAATCGGCTTATA
Protein-coding regions in this window:
- the LOC128260112 gene encoding uncharacterized protein LOC128260112 isoform X3 — its product is MGCVFEAAKEQPHKPRRKQLRRNQCRGRAAAVAGTRGKDAARANEKPAEDIKIKDNYQQNHKTQTPTETETQTQTHTQTEAQAQSEAETEAATGPEHLKATAQVLLTIRQARQEKSQPGSQVAGAHKDDGEDALATQRSIVDTTARIGIDIAAARRQPVAERDEDDQCRQHHVHVRRRRRHVARSQSPAATAGISALSLHFHALAALAKTLQWQDESAPQDRQPLAYRQWQGHAYADRAEGPLPIVANVGATAAATSAAAFQYLGQHYKHYSQSISFYAASSVILMLCYLTTASTAAATQSETGVLDKHPIFDESSSDKEILDLLLEKKRYDKRLLPPVNDEDFCCGLQSPDMATNQNARRPHNRGTLTVNVNVLLLSLASPDESSLKYEVEFLLNQQWNDPRLQYGNKSHYDFLNALHHHDSIWTPDTYFIMHGDFKDPIIPMHFALRIYRNGTITYAMRRHLILSCQGSLHIFPFDDPKCSFSMESISYEEAQIKYVWKNDEDTLRKSPSLTTLNAYLIKNQTTACDQNSWRGNYSCLQVELTFTRDRAYYFTTVFIPGIILVTSSFITFWLEWNAVPARVMIGVTTMLNFFTTSNGFRSTLPVVSNLTAMNVWDGVCMCFIYASLLEFVCVNYVGRKRPLHNVVYRPGENPVTQRLPAVLSRIGVILASPLASAAATPAMSMMGGATPMSSGTPAASSSVATPGTPRTTDPEEFFGGGMRWQEAHGGIIGAAVHNLRARSIKRKAARSPSTSVSPNPSGLPPPTEHIYEEPGGATSGASNTKVKFKDELKEEAKEEVKAEAKAESLALRRSVATSTPALVVRIEAETDLVAEPAKDMEMTERQLPLPLKPPRRKASRSNSPASVYGECSATDAFANAEATGEKRRDAGAPNEIVACTTCGGSNSPCTHSANNGCATETCFVQVRKKEPPHPIRVAKTIDVIARITFPTAYAIFLIFFFVHYKGFS
- the LOC128260112 gene encoding uncharacterized protein LOC128260112 isoform X11, translating into MGCVFEAAKEQPHKPRRKQLRRNQCRGRAAAVAGTRGKDAARANEKPAEDIKIKDNYQQNHKTQTPTETETQTQTHTQTEAQAQSEAETEAATGPEHLKATAQVLLTIRQARQEKSQPGSQVAGAHKDDGEDALATQRSIVDTTARIGIDIAAARRQPVAERDEDDQCRQHHVHVRRRRRHVARSQSPAATAGISALSLHFHALAALAKTLQWQDESAPQDRQPLAYRQWQGHAYADRAEGPLPIVANVGATAAATSAAAFQYLGQHYKHYSQSISFYAASSVILMLCYLTTASTAAATQSETGVLDKHPIHGIDWSKFDESSSDKEILDLLLEKKRYDKRLLPPVNDEDFCCGLQSPDMATNQNARRPHNRGTLTVNVNVLLLSLASPDESSLKYEVEFLLNQQWNDPRLQYGNKSHYDFLNALHHHDSIWTPDTYFIMHGDFKDPIIPMHFALRIYRNGTITYAMRRHLILSCQGSLHIFPFDDPKCSFSMESISYEEAQIKYVWKNDEDTLRKSPSLTTLNAYLIKNQTTACDQNSWRGVTTMLNFFTTSNGFRSTLPVVSNLTAMNVWDGVCMCFIYASLLEFVCVNYVGRKRPLHNVVYRPGENPVTQRLPAVLSRIGVILASPLASAAATPAMSMMGGATPMSSGTPAASSSVATPGTPRTTDPEEFFGGGMRWQEAHGGIIGAAVHNLRARSIKRKAARSPSTSVSPNPSGLPPPTEHIYEEPGGATSGASNTKVKFKDELKEEAKEEVKAEAKAESLALRRSVATSTPALVVRIEAETDLVAEPAKDMEMTERQLPLPLKPPRRKASRSNSPASVYGECSATDAFANAEATGEKRRDAGAPNEIVACTTCGGSNSPCTHSANNGCATETCFVQVRKKEPPHPIRVAKTIDVIARITFPTAYAIFLIFFFVHYKGFS
- the LOC128260112 gene encoding uncharacterized protein LOC128260112 isoform X5 → MGCVFEAAKEQPHKPRRKQLRRNQCRGRAAAVAGTRGKDAARANEKPAEDIKIKDNYQQNHKTQTPTETETQTQTHTQTEAQAQSEAETEAATGPEHLKATAQVLLTIRQARQEKSQPGSQVAGAHKDDGEDALATQRSIVDTTARIGIDIAAARRQPVAERDEDDQCRQHHVHVRRRRRHVARSQSPAATAGISALSLHFHALAALAKTLQWQDESAPQDRQPLAYRQWQGHAYADRAEGPLPIVANVGATAAATSAAAFQYLGQHYKHYSQSISFYAASSVILMLCYLTTASTAAATQSETGVLDKHPIFDESSSDKEILDLLLEKKRYDKRLLPPVNDEDFCCGLQSPDMATNQNARRPHNRGTLTVNVNVLLLSLASPDESSLKYEVEFLLNQQWNDPRLQYGNKSHYDFLNALHHHDSIWTPDTYFIMHGDFKDPIIPMHFALRIYRNGTITYAMRRHLILSCQGSLHIFPFDDPKCSFSMESISYEEAQIKYVWKNDEDTLRKSPSLTTLNAYLIKNQTTACDQNSWRGNYSCLQVELTFTRDRAYYFTTVFIPGIILVTSSFITFWLEWNAVPARVMIGVTTMLNFFTTSNGFRSTLPVVSNLTAMNVWDGVCMCFIYASLLEFVCVNYVGRKRPLHNVVYRPGENPVTQASAAATPAMSMMGGATPMSSGTPAASSSVATPGTPRTTDPEEFFGGGMRWQEAHGGIIGAAVHNLRARSIKRKAARSPSTSVSPNPSGLPPPTEHIYEEPGGATSGASNTKVKFKDELKEEAKEEVKAEAKAESLALRRSVATSTPALVVRIEAETDLVAEPAKDMEMTERQLPLPLKPPRRKASRSNSPASVYGECSATDAFANAEATGEKRRDAGAPNEIVACTTCGGSNSPCTHSANNGCATETCFVQVRKKEPPHPIRVAKTIDVIARITFPTAYAIFLIFFFVHYKGFS
- the LOC128260112 gene encoding uncharacterized protein LOC128260112 isoform X10, producing the protein MGCVFEAAKEQPHKPRRKQLRRNQCRGRAAAVAGTRGKDAARANEKPAEDIKIKDNYQQNHKTQTPTETETQTQTHTQTEAQAQSEAETEAATGPEHLKATAQVLLTIRQARQEKSQPGSQVAGAHKDDGEDALATQRSIVDTTARIGIDIAAARRQPVAERDEDDQCRQHHVHVRRRRRHVARSQSPAATAGISALSLHFHALAALAKTLQWQDESAPQDRQPLAYRQWQGHAYADRAEGPLPIVANVGATAAATSAAAFQYLGQHYKHYSQSISFYAASSVILMLCYLTTASTAAATQSETGVLDKHPIFDESSSDKEILDLLLEKKRYDKRLLPPVNGTLTVNVNVLLLSLASPDESSLKYEVEFLLNQQWNDPRLQYGNKSHYDFLNALHHHDSIWTPDTYFIMHGDFKDPIIPMHFALRIYRNGTITYAMRRHLILSCQGSLHIFPFDDPKCSFSMESISYEEAQIKYVWKNDEDTLRKSPSLTTLNAYLIKNQTTACDQNSWRGNYSCLRVDLIFTRDRAFYFTTVFIPGIILVTSSFITFWLEWNAVPARSMIGVTTMLNFFTTSNGFRSTLPVVSNLTAMNVWDGVCMCFIYASLLEFVCVNYVGRKRPLHNVVYRPGENPVTQASAAATPAMSMMGGATPMSSGTPAASSSVATPGTPRTTDPEEFFGGGMRWQEAHGGIIGAAVHNLRARSIKRKAARSPSTSVSPNPSGLPPPTEHIYEEPGGATSGASNTKVKFKDELKEEAKEEVKAEAKAESLALRRSVATSTPALVVRIEAETDLVAEPAKDMEMTERQLPLPLKPPRRKASRSNSPASVYGECSATDAFANAEATGEKRRDAGAPNEIVACTTCGGSNSPCTHSANNGCATETCFVQVRKKEPPHPIRVAKTIDVIARITFPTAYAIFLIFFFVHYKGFS